A region of the Caviibacter abscessus genome:
TGTTAATGGTGAAGCTAAAAAAGCAAAGATAAAAAAAATAATTGAAGCTAGAGGTGGGAAAATGGATAGATTTAGTGAAAATCCAGTTATCACCGCTGTAGATCAAAGCAAAAAAGTAAATAAAGAAGAAGTAACAATAAAAAATGTAAAAGAAAATCTGCAATATAGAAGTCTAAATGTTAATAGTGATATTCATTTAGGATATAACTTTAAAGTTATAGATAAGTTCTTTATGGGAGTTGGAGTAAATCATAAGTTAGATCTTAAATATGTAATGGTTGATAATATATTACTAGATGATTTGAAATTATTTGGAAGCAATATGTTAAAAGCAAAAAATGTGTTATCACCAGAGGTATCGGCAAAATACAATATAATAAAAGGAATATCATGGACATCAAGTATAAATGTACCGGTAAGTTTTGAAAATGCTAAATACAAGAGAACAGATGTAAATATTAAGACAGGATTTGAATTTAAATGGTAAGAGGCGGACAGTTGTTCACCTCTTACTTTTTTATAAATACCAACGCTTCACCATTTAGTTCAATTTCAGCACTATTACTTTCAATTATATTACTTACTAAAGATATTTGCCTTTCAATATTTTTATTTTTTAAATTATATTTAAATCCCTTTAAGCTAAGATTTTTAATATCTGTAATTGGAATTAATGAAAATATATGATTTTTCATATCATAAATTGTGCTTTTATTATTTATATAATATATTAGTTCATTTGTGTGTGATATAAACTTCATATTTTTATTTTTTTCTAAAAGTTTTAAATTTGATATAGTCATGTCTGTTCTATATCCGGTTGCACCAAAAACAATGATATCTTCTTTACCAGATAAATAAGTTTCACAGTTATTAAATCTATTTTTTATGTTAATATTATTTATTCCATATATATGGATAAGGGCAATTTCAAAATCAGTATAATCTTTATCAGAGTCATACTTATACATTTTTGTATTTTTATAATATTCCCAAGCTTTTTTATCAATTGAATCAAAATCTCCTATAATTATATCAGGCTTTATATTATATTTTATTAAAGTATTAGCTGCACCATCACAACAATAAATAAACCTATTTTTAATTAAATTAAAGTGATATTCGTTAAGTTTTGGATATTCTCCATTTAAAAAAATTGCATATTTCATATTTATTATCCTAAAAATAATCTTAATTTCATTAATTTTAATATTTCTTTTTCATAATTTATTATTTTCTTATCTTTCATTTTTTAACCTCTTTCTTAAAAATATAATAACATATTTAAATGTAAATGCAACATAAAAATATTAAGTGGCTGTTAGTCTTTACTTGCATTTTAATTTAGTGTATAATATTGATAATGATTTGTAACAAAGATTGGAGTTATTAATGAATAGTAATAAAACTATTATTGATATTGTAGAATCTAATTACGATGAGGTTGTATCAATAAGAAAACATTTACATAAATACCCTGAGTTAAGTGAAAAAGAGTATGAAACTTCTAAATATATTCAAAATTTTTTAAATAAATTAGGAGTTAAGTATAAAAAAGTAGCTGATACAGGTCTTTTTGCATTTATAGAAAATGGTTGCGGAAAAAAATTAGCATTTAGAGCGGATATGGATGCTTTACCTATAGATGAAAAAACAAATGTAGATTTTAAATCAGTGAATAAAGATGTTATGCATGCTTGTGGACATGATATACATATGAGTGTTCAACTTGGAGTTATAAAATGCTTAGTTGAAAATAAGCATCTATGGAAAGGTGAAGCAAGATTTTTCTTTCAGCCTGCTGAAGAAACAGTTGGAGGAGCAAAAAGAATGCTTGATGAAGGTGTAAATTTGGATAAAGCGGATGCCATATTTGGTTTACATTGTGCTCCTGAAATAGAAGCTGGAAGTATCGGAATTAAGCATGGAAAATTACATGCAACATCAGCGGTATTTAAAATGAAAATCATTGGTAAATCATCACATGCAGCTCTTGCATATCAAGGTATAGATAGTATAGTTATAGGAAGTAAGGTTGTTGATTATCTTCAAACAATAGTATCAAGAAAAATAGACGCAAGAGATTGTGCTGTCATAACTGTAGGAACATTTAATGGTGGCTTTGCAGAAAATGTTGTTGCAGAAAATGTAGAATTAACCGGTACAATAAGAACACTAACTAAAGAAACAAAGAAATATATAGTTGATATATTAAAAAGTGAGCTTGTAAAATTTGTTGAAAGTTATGGTGCAAAAATAGAAATAAATATTAGAGATAGTTATGCACCTGTAATAAATAATAATGAAATGACAGATTTTTTAAGTAAAAATGCTAGAGATATATTAGGAAAAGATAAAGTAATAGAAATTGAAGAGACGAGAATGGACGTTGAAGATATGGGATTTTTCTTAGAGCAAATACCGGGTTCATTTTATCGTTTAGGTGTTGGAACTCCAAATGAAACTTACCATGAATTACATAGTAATAAGTTTATAGCAAATGAATTATCCTTAAGAATTGGAATGTTAGTACAATTAAAAAATGCACTGGAGTTTCTATGTATAGAATAGGTCAAGAGATACATGTAAAAATAGAAAAAATTGTGTTTGGAGGGGAAGGTTTAGGATATATTGACGGCTTTATTATCTTTGTACCAATGAGTGCAATAGGTGATGAATTAATAGTAGAAGTAATTTCTGTGAAAAAAACTTATGCAAGAGCGTTAATAAAGAAAATTTTAATTCCTTCACCTGATAGAATTGAAAGTGAAAAAATAACATTTGAAGAATATAACGGTTGTGATTTTGGTATGTTAAAATATGAAAAACAACTTGAATATAAGGATAAAATGTTAAAAGAAATGATGCAAAATATTTCAAAAATAGACATAAGTGATATATATGAAAATATACAAGGTTCAACACAGATAAATAATTATAGAAATAAAATAGCAGAGCCGTTTTTTAAGCAGGATAATATAATAAAAACAGGATTTTATGAAAGAAAATCACATAAAGTTTTTAGTTCAAGTGAAGACATATTAAAATCTAAAATTGCTGTAAAATTTACAAAAATTGTTTGTGATTTATTAAATAAAAGTGATTTTACAGTATATAACGATATTACTAAAAGTGGATTTTTAAAACATTTAATTATAAGAAATAACAGTAAAGATGATGTTATGATTGGTATAGTTGTAACTAAAAAAACAAGGCTTTCTAAGTTAAAAAAAATACTTCAAGATGTATATGATATGTATGAGGAAGTCAAATCAGTATATATATCAGTTAAAAATATTGAAAATAATGTAATATTAGGTGATGAAAATATATTAATTGCCGGAAATGAATATATTAGTGAAAATATATTTGATTTAAATTTTAAAATACATTTAGACAGTTTTTTTCAAGTTAATATTACACAGGTAAAAAAACTGTATTCAAAAGCAATTGAATATTTAGGAGAGACAACAAACTGTGTAATTGATGCATTCTCAGGTACAGGAACAATAGGAATGCTATTATCAAAAAATTCAAAAAAAGTAATATGTATTGAATCTGTTGAAAATGCAAGTGTTGCAGCAAATATAACTGCCAGGGAAAATAATATATCAAACATTGAATTTGTTACTGGTAAGGTTGAACATAAAATAGATAAAGTAATGTTAAAAGAAAATGTAACTCATATAGTATTTGATCCACCAAGAAAAGGTGTTGATATAAAAGCGTTAAAAAGTGTTATAAAAAATAAAATAAATAAAATTGTATATATTTCTTGCGAACCTTCAACTTTTGCAAGAGATTTGAATTATTTGACTGAAAACGGATATAAACTTACAAAAATGTCGGCAGTTGATATGTTTTCAAACACTCATCATATAGAAACAGTCGCACTTATAGAAAGGAAATAAATGTTAGGATATTTTTTAATAATATTTTCATATGTTTTAGGTAGTATACCAAATGCTTTATGGATAGGTAAACTTTTTAAAAGAATGGACATTAGGGAATACGGAAGTGGAAATATAGGATCAACTAATGCAGCAAGAGTTTTAGGATATGGTTATGGTGTAATGACATTAATATTAGATGTGTCGAAAGGATTAATACCTGTATATATTGCAATTAAACTTTATCCACAAAATTATATTTTACATATTCTAGTATCAATGGGAAGTATTATAGGACATAGCTATTCAATATTTTTAAAATTTAAAGGTGGTAAAGCAGTAGCAACAAGTTTAGGTGTGTTTATTATTTTATCATTTAAATCTGTATTAGTATTAATTGTTATATTTATACTAATTGTATTAATAACAGGATATGTTTCAGTAGCATCAATGACAGCTGCATCGCTTTTATTTATATTTGTACATATATTTAATCATAATATATTTTATACAGTATTTGCGATGTTTATTGGATTATTAGTTATTTATAGACACAAATCAAATATATTAAATCTTTTAAATGGAACTGAAGCAAAATTTAAAGATAAAGCAGATAAAAATTAGCGAGGTGTATATGAAAAAAATATTAGTCATAGGTGGCGGAAGTTGGGGAACTGCACTTTCAATACTCTTATCAAACAAAGGACATAAATGTTTTATATGGGAATACAACGAAGCTTACAGAGAACAACTTAGAAATGACAGAGAGAATAAAAATTTTTTACCTGGAATTAAATTTAATGAAAATATTGAAATAATTGATGACTACAATGATAAAGCATTGGAATCAGATATCATATTACTTGCAACTCCGACACAATTTATTCGTAAAATTGTAAGAAATTTGTGTAAATTAAATGAAAATAAAATTATAGTTAATGTTGCAAAAGGTTTAGAAATTGGAACTTTAAAAAGAATTTCTCAAATAATTGAGGAGGAAATAAAAGAGAAAAAATATAGTTATGTGTTACTTGCAGGACCTACTCATGCAGAAGAAGTGGTGAAAAATATGCCATCTGCTATAGTTGCAGTTTCAAATAATGAAGAAATTGCAAAAGTAGTTCAACATATATTTAATACCGAATATTTAAGAGTTTATACAGGAACTGATGTAATAGGTTCAGAACTTGCAGGAGCATTAAAAAATTGTCTTGCTATAGTTGCAGGTATTTCTGATGGATTAGGTTATGGAGATAATACAAAGGCTGCAATTATGACAAGAGGCATAAATGAAATGGCTATAATTTCTAAATTTTTTG
Encoded here:
- a CDS encoding M20 metallopeptidase family protein, with amino-acid sequence MNSNKTIIDIVESNYDEVVSIRKHLHKYPELSEKEYETSKYIQNFLNKLGVKYKKVADTGLFAFIENGCGKKLAFRADMDALPIDEKTNVDFKSVNKDVMHACGHDIHMSVQLGVIKCLVENKHLWKGEARFFFQPAEETVGGAKRMLDEGVNLDKADAIFGLHCAPEIEAGSIGIKHGKLHATSAVFKMKIIGKSSHAALAYQGIDSIVIGSKVVDYLQTIVSRKIDARDCAVITVGTFNGGFAENVVAENVELTGTIRTLTKETKKYIVDILKSELVKFVESYGAKIEINIRDSYAPVINNNEMTDFLSKNARDILGKDKVIEIEETRMDVEDMGFFLEQIPGSFYRLGVGTPNETYHELHSNKFIANELSLRIGMLVQLKNALEFLCIE
- the plsY gene encoding glycerol-3-phosphate 1-O-acyltransferase PlsY; protein product: MLGYFLIIFSYVLGSIPNALWIGKLFKRMDIREYGSGNIGSTNAARVLGYGYGVMTLILDVSKGLIPVYIAIKLYPQNYILHILVSMGSIIGHSYSIFLKFKGGKAVATSLGVFIILSFKSVLVLIVIFILIVLITGYVSVASMTAASLLFIFVHIFNHNIFYTVFAMFIGLLVIYRHKSNILNLLNGTEAKFKDKADKN
- a CDS encoding NAD(P)H-dependent glycerol-3-phosphate dehydrogenase, which gives rise to MKKILVIGGGSWGTALSILLSNKGHKCFIWEYNEAYREQLRNDRENKNFLPGIKFNENIEIIDDYNDKALESDIILLATPTQFIRKIVRNLCKLNENKIIVNVAKGLEIGTLKRISQIIEEEIKEKKYSYVLLAGPTHAEEVVKNMPSAIVAVSNNEEIAKVVQHIFNTEYLRVYTGTDVIGSELAGALKNCLAIVAGISDGLGYGDNTKAAIMTRGINEMAIISKFFGADEKTFMGLTGFGDLVVTCTSKHSRNRFLGEQLGKGKQLDEILSDLKMVSEGATTIKALHDIIQMNNLRAPIFMELYSILYENKSTDTITKTLMNRNLRSEF
- a CDS encoding thiamine diphosphokinase, whose product is MKYAIFLNGEYPKLNEYHFNLIKNRFIYCCDGAANTLIKYNIKPDIIIGDFDSIDKKAWEYYKNTKMYKYDSDKDYTDFEIALIHIYGINNINIKNRFNNCETYLSGKEDIIVFGATGYRTDMTISNLKLLEKNKNMKFISHTNELIYYINNKSTIYDMKNHIFSLIPITDIKNLSLKGFKYNLKNKNIERQISLVSNIIESNSAEIELNGEALVFIKK
- the rlmD gene encoding 23S rRNA (uracil(1939)-C(5))-methyltransferase RlmD — encoded protein: MYRIGQEIHVKIEKIVFGGEGLGYIDGFIIFVPMSAIGDELIVEVISVKKTYARALIKKILIPSPDRIESEKITFEEYNGCDFGMLKYEKQLEYKDKMLKEMMQNISKIDISDIYENIQGSTQINNYRNKIAEPFFKQDNIIKTGFYERKSHKVFSSSEDILKSKIAVKFTKIVCDLLNKSDFTVYNDITKSGFLKHLIIRNNSKDDVMIGIVVTKKTRLSKLKKILQDVYDMYEEVKSVYISVKNIENNVILGDENILIAGNEYISENIFDLNFKIHLDSFFQVNITQVKKLYSKAIEYLGETTNCVIDAFSGTGTIGMLLSKNSKKVICIESVENASVAANITARENNISNIEFVTGKVEHKIDKVMLKENVTHIVFDPPRKGVDIKALKSVIKNKINKIVYISCEPSTFARDLNYLTENGYKLTKMSAVDMFSNTHHIETVALIERK